Proteins encoded in a region of the Deltaproteobacteria bacterium genome:
- a CDS encoding glycerophosphodiester phosphodiesterase — MKIFAHRGASGEAAENSLEAIQKAIEIGVDGIEFDCLLTKDKVPVVTHYDDLRVLFKIEGFVHDKNWHELEPLGIPTLTAVLEQIKPSSVLAIFDIKSQPNLMESSPYIVAGLAQEILPSHRILLTSFYWRHLRTLKKFFPRLERSLIISKSAFKLVPLAIFDKFLGVRAIHPLMTWLTPELVQKWHKRGFKVHAWVANTAEELKRCEALKVDGVFTDNARFAREEYGR, encoded by the coding sequence ATGAAAATTTTTGCTCATCGCGGAGCTTCGGGGGAAGCCGCTGAAAATTCTCTCGAGGCAATTCAGAAGGCGATCGAAATCGGCGTAGATGGAATTGAGTTTGACTGCCTCCTCACCAAAGACAAAGTTCCTGTCGTCACTCACTATGATGATCTCCGCGTTCTTTTTAAGATCGAAGGATTTGTGCACGACAAGAATTGGCACGAGCTGGAACCTTTGGGAATACCAACGCTGACGGCGGTGCTGGAACAAATCAAACCCTCTTCTGTGTTGGCCATTTTCGATATCAAATCACAACCGAACCTCATGGAATCCTCTCCTTATATTGTTGCGGGACTGGCGCAAGAGATTCTCCCCTCCCACCGGATTCTCCTCACTTCCTTTTACTGGAGACATTTACGCACACTGAAAAAATTTTTTCCACGTCTGGAGCGGAGTTTGATTATCAGCAAAAGTGCTTTTAAACTTGTTCCTTTGGCGATTTTTGATAAATTCCTCGGGGTTCGGGCCATTCATCCTCTTATGACATGGCTCACACCAGAGTTGGTGCAAAAGTGGCATAAGAGGGGATTTAAAGTTCACGCATGGGTAGCCAATACGGCTGAAGAATTGAAACGATGTGAGGCATTAAAGGTCGACGGCGTTTTCACCGACAACGCCCGTTTCGCAAGAGAAGAATATGGCCGATGA
- a CDS encoding 16S rRNA (uracil(1498)-N(3))-methyltransferase, which translates to MAQFLITPDAVTDGTVTLHGDEAKHLVKVLRHKVGDTLFLSDGKNQYKAKITDIGFKEASLKILEQHAFVQKAKPPTLAISLLKHDHFELVLQKGVELGVVEFLPFISERTIPHYHESATPKKLERFQKIAREAAKQSGGVVIPKVHALRTWQSLLQNLKDFSDTLLFWEEEEEAHTFHSIFKGIDSSQLLLVVGPEGGFTKAEVMQAEKAGAKRASLGQQILKCETAALVTITLCQYELGNI; encoded by the coding sequence ATGGCCCAATTTTTAATCACCCCTGATGCCGTCACCGACGGCACTGTCACGCTCCATGGGGATGAAGCCAAGCATCTCGTCAAAGTTCTGCGCCACAAAGTGGGAGACACTCTTTTTTTGAGCGACGGCAAAAACCAATACAAGGCAAAAATCACCGACATCGGTTTTAAAGAGGCTTCGTTAAAAATTCTGGAACAACACGCGTTTGTTCAAAAAGCAAAACCGCCGACGCTTGCTATCTCCTTATTAAAACACGATCACTTCGAACTCGTTTTGCAAAAAGGCGTAGAGTTAGGCGTTGTGGAATTTCTCCCGTTTATTTCGGAGAGAACCATTCCCCACTATCATGAATCCGCAACGCCCAAAAAACTCGAACGTTTTCAAAAAATTGCCCGGGAAGCCGCCAAGCAATCGGGCGGTGTCGTCATTCCCAAAGTTCATGCGTTGCGGACTTGGCAGTCCCTGCTCCAAAATCTGAAAGATTTTTCGGACACGCTTCTTTTTTGGGAAGAGGAAGAAGAGGCCCACACATTTCATTCGATTTTCAAGGGGATCGATTCCTCCCAACTGCTGTTGGTAGTGGGGCCGGAGGGGGGATTTACTAAAGCAGAAGTGATGCAAGCGGAAAAAGCCGGCGCAAAAAGGGCAAGTCTCGGCCAACAGATTTTGAAATGCGAAACCGCGGCCCTTGTAACGATCACCTTATGCCAGTATGAACTGGGGAATATATGA
- a CDS encoding ROK family protein, producing the protein MRYAIGADVGGTNIRVGLIDESGRLLAKKSEPVGVHRDPLPFFNRLTNLIENVAGTHLNSLSGIGLGLPGICNKKEGMIHQLPHFPSWRDVPVSKILSEKFSCPIFFDNDANMATLGELWRGTAKNLDSFIMLTLGTGIGGGLVLNRKLWQGAQGFAGEVGHMVIEVGGRACACGNKGCWEVYASSGAVPKETTAEKLSDQALAGDFEAKKFWETFGKYLGVGIANLASITGIENYVLAGGIAKAFPHFMEACKKAVRQNTYNHLAQRVVILQSTLDGDGNLLGAAHAVFTSSISTGAKVE; encoded by the coding sequence ATGCGTTATGCAATTGGAGCGGATGTTGGTGGAACGAATATCCGGGTTGGTCTGATCGACGAATCGGGTCGTTTGCTCGCCAAAAAAAGTGAACCCGTGGGAGTTCATCGGGATCCGCTTCCATTTTTCAATCGTTTGACAAATTTAATTGAGAACGTCGCAGGCACGCATTTGAATTCTTTGTCCGGCATCGGATTGGGACTTCCGGGCATCTGCAACAAAAAAGAGGGGATGATCCATCAGCTTCCCCATTTTCCTTCTTGGCGTGATGTGCCCGTTTCAAAAATTCTTTCGGAGAAATTTTCATGCCCGATTTTTTTCGACAATGATGCCAACATGGCTACGTTGGGAGAGCTTTGGCGGGGGACGGCGAAGAATCTCGACTCCTTTATTATGCTGACATTGGGAACGGGGATTGGAGGCGGGCTCGTTTTGAATCGAAAGCTTTGGCAAGGCGCGCAAGGTTTTGCGGGCGAAGTGGGACATATGGTGATTGAAGTGGGTGGGCGTGCGTGTGCGTGTGGGAACAAAGGTTGTTGGGAGGTCTATGCCTCTTCGGGAGCTGTCCCTAAAGAAACAACGGCTGAAAAATTGTCGGATCAGGCACTTGCGGGCGATTTTGAAGCGAAAAAATTCTGGGAAACGTTTGGAAAATATCTTGGAGTGGGTATTGCCAATCTGGCCAGCATCACCGGAATAGAAAATTATGTTTTGGCCGGTGGCATTGCCAAAGCTTTTCCCCATTTTATGGAGGCGTGCAAAAAAGCAGTGCGTCAAAACACCTACAATCATCTCGCCCAACGAGTCGTCATCCTGCAATCCACGTTGGACGGAGATGGAAACCTGCTCGGTGCCGCCCATGCTGTTTTTACCTCATCTATTTCAACCGGTGCAAAAGTTGAATAG
- a CDS encoding glycosyltransferase family 39 protein yields the protein MSSKKRIFLYLLAIIFVGCALRIPSLLVNFVNIDENEVVLAAKILTQGGLPYRDYMIYQPPLLYYFYALVMVLIPTPELSDSIWWVHVATFFVVAGTCIAIYFTAKSVFDDQRKGLFAALFFAIFSTTYLPQDMLAANIELIMILPMTLCVCFFVREKYFLAGLFMGLVLLSKYQGAVLLPALGLYLLIKKRGSAVFPMTVLLIATALVCASWAYYLYAKGAWSYAVQCFQYILHYAKGPQQNDWLYITLKLLLRTTLIGIAGFGLWAFALKGFRKSFHCPEFLFVLWIVFGFLAIIAGGRMYFHYYLIIYPPLAILAGAQAVDFFERLKHLPFEKTVWRVTIFILMFSLPVTGFTAYATYKPFRIKSPKDYWIYVVDYIRDRSAPTDSVLVWGYCPQIYVASNRNMATRFTTSDYLTGRTPKTAGLEYDPKTLNPPSVWKKLLGDFKTPSQVIDYDTSDNIFPVAWELFSQDLSNNKPELIIDTSPSNYRMYGRYPMSKFPVLDEYVHKNYVFEASIRGMDIYRKKSSVVRNQSSEKKQR from the coding sequence GTGAGTTCCAAAAAGAGAATTTTCCTCTATCTTCTTGCCATTATTTTTGTCGGTTGTGCACTGCGCATTCCTTCTTTGCTCGTTAATTTTGTTAATATTGATGAGAATGAAGTTGTCCTTGCCGCCAAAATTCTCACGCAGGGTGGACTTCCGTACCGTGATTACATGATCTACCAACCGCCTCTGCTTTATTATTTTTATGCTCTGGTCATGGTTCTTATTCCGACGCCGGAGCTCAGCGATTCCATTTGGTGGGTGCATGTGGCGACTTTTTTTGTGGTAGCAGGCACCTGCATCGCCATTTATTTTACGGCGAAGTCCGTTTTCGACGATCAAAGGAAGGGGCTTTTTGCGGCTCTGTTTTTTGCCATTTTTTCAACCACCTATCTTCCGCAAGACATGCTGGCGGCCAATATTGAGCTCATTATGATTCTGCCCATGACTCTTTGCGTCTGTTTTTTCGTCAGGGAAAAATATTTTTTGGCCGGGCTTTTTATGGGGCTGGTACTTTTGTCCAAATATCAGGGTGCCGTTTTGCTTCCGGCGCTTGGTCTTTATCTTTTAATTAAGAAACGCGGATCCGCTGTGTTTCCCATGACCGTCCTATTAATTGCGACGGCGCTTGTTTGTGCCTCGTGGGCTTATTATTTATATGCCAAAGGGGCGTGGTCTTATGCCGTTCAGTGTTTTCAATATATCCTCCATTATGCCAAGGGACCCCAGCAAAACGACTGGCTCTACATTACTCTCAAACTTTTACTGCGCACCACCTTGATAGGGATTGCCGGATTTGGGCTTTGGGCTTTTGCTCTGAAGGGCTTTCGCAAATCCTTCCATTGTCCGGAATTTTTGTTTGTCTTGTGGATCGTTTTTGGTTTTTTGGCGATCATCGCGGGCGGTAGGATGTATTTTCATTACTATCTGATTATCTATCCGCCATTAGCCATTTTGGCGGGTGCGCAGGCGGTGGATTTTTTTGAGCGTCTGAAGCATCTTCCATTCGAAAAAACGGTGTGGCGGGTCACCATTTTTATTCTGATGTTCTCCCTGCCTGTTACGGGATTCACGGCCTACGCCACTTACAAACCTTTTCGTATCAAGTCTCCCAAGGATTATTGGATTTATGTCGTGGATTACATTCGCGACCGGAGTGCGCCCACAGACTCCGTTTTGGTGTGGGGTTACTGTCCGCAAATTTATGTTGCATCGAATCGCAACATGGCAACCCGTTTTACCACCTCGGATTATTTGACCGGAAGAACTCCGAAAACGGCGGGTTTGGAATATGATCCCAAAACACTTAACCCTCCCTCCGTTTGGAAAAAATTATTGGGTGATTTTAAAACTCCGTCCCAAGTTATCGACTACGATACCTCCGACAATATTTTCCCGGTGGCTTGGGAATTATTTTCACAAGATTTATCTAATAATAAACCGGAGTTGATTATTGATACGTCTCCCTCCAATTACAGAATGTATGGGCGGTATCCGATGTCCAAATTTCCCGTGCTGGACGAATATGTTCATAAAAATTATGTCTTCGAGGCGAGTATTCGCGGAATGGATATTTACAGGAAAAAGTCGTCCGTTGTCAGAAATCAGTCGTCAGAAAAAAAACAAAGATGA
- a CDS encoding polyprenol monophosphomannose synthase has translation MMTAIVIPTYNEKENLPILAQRIFALNLPDVYLIVVDDNSPDGTGDVAEGLVKEYGKIHVLHRQVRGRATAGLDGFRLALKMGADFIVEMDADLSHDPNDIPRFLEAIRSTDVVVGSRYSGGVIENRSWFRNRLSDVINFFNRWFLGLKIRDISGGYKCYRREVLASLNFDRFVSTGYSIGAELLYRISKNKFKMVEIPIHFHNRIHGYSKCDLRQMVNYGFKLVQIRFFM, from the coding sequence ATGATGACCGCCATTGTCATACCGACTTATAACGAAAAAGAGAATCTCCCGATTCTGGCGCAGAGAATTTTTGCGCTCAATCTTCCCGATGTGTATTTGATTGTGGTGGATGACAACTCTCCCGATGGAACGGGGGATGTGGCAGAGGGGCTGGTCAAAGAATACGGCAAGATTCATGTGCTTCACAGACAAGTCCGTGGTCGCGCAACGGCGGGGCTGGATGGTTTTCGTCTGGCTCTGAAAATGGGTGCCGATTTTATTGTGGAGATGGATGCGGATCTTTCGCACGATCCCAATGATATCCCAAGATTTCTGGAGGCGATTCGTTCGACGGATGTGGTCGTCGGTTCCCGTTACTCTGGCGGCGTTATCGAAAATCGAAGTTGGTTTCGCAATCGTTTGAGTGATGTCATCAATTTTTTCAACCGGTGGTTTTTGGGTTTGAAAATCAGGGATATTTCCGGCGGATATAAATGTTATCGCAGAGAAGTTTTGGCTTCCCTGAATTTTGACCGGTTTGTTTCGACCGGTTATTCAATCGGCGCGGAACTTTTATACCGGATTTCGAAAAACAAATTCAAAATGGTGGAAATTCCGATTCATTTTCACAACCGCATCCATGGATATTCCAAATGTGATTTGCGACAGATGGTGAACTACGGATTCAAGTTGGTACAAATCCGGTTTTTCATGTGA
- a CDS encoding aminodeoxychorismate/anthranilate synthase component II translates to MILLLDNYDSFTYNLYQAVSHFGQEVKIVRNDQITCEEALKLQPTHIILSPGPKTPNEAGICVELIQKVSGSIPLLGVCLGHQAIAMAFGGTIIPSRKIVHGKTSKIFHKHEGLFRNMDSPFEATRYHSLAVARETLPEFLKITATTEDDEIMGLEHVKWPLFGIQFHPESILTPAGKQLLENFFQF, encoded by the coding sequence ATGATTCTCCTTCTCGATAACTACGATTCGTTTACCTATAATCTTTATCAGGCCGTTTCCCATTTTGGTCAGGAGGTGAAGATTGTCCGCAACGATCAGATCACTTGTGAAGAAGCGCTGAAGTTGCAACCAACTCATATCATTTTATCTCCGGGCCCAAAAACACCGAATGAAGCGGGCATTTGCGTGGAGCTCATTCAAAAAGTGTCGGGAAGTATTCCTCTGTTGGGAGTTTGTCTGGGACATCAAGCCATTGCGATGGCGTTTGGCGGCACGATTATCCCGTCCAGAAAAATTGTTCATGGAAAAACATCCAAGATTTTTCACAAGCACGAAGGTCTTTTTCGTAACATGGACAGCCCGTTTGAAGCGACGCGCTATCATTCTCTGGCGGTGGCAAGAGAAACATTGCCGGAGTTTCTTAAAATTACCGCCACCACCGAAGACGATGAAATCATGGGTCTGGAACATGTAAAATGGCCCCTCTTCGGCATTCAGTTCCACCCCGAATCCATCCTGACACCCGCCGGAAAACAACTCCTAGAAAATTTTTTCCAGTTCTAA
- a CDS encoding methyltransferase domain-containing protein has product MRNYFEDLDAIHLTSEMDNQLRAQVDVAWPKEVLCLEEHGLKNARNILDIGTGNAYFLLRLAKRYPEKMFTGIEVSEPLIRVAEELIKENQLPNVRLVKDRCPTDRVNADFDLITARLSLYLMPNREDVISWSYGLLSKGSRMIITDLMDFGVHTFPERKGWYKLFRAYAKRCGEQGADRNIGRILPHILLKNGFKNIKLDIKQWYSSIEMESETFYSFFKSIAETNHKAMPEYFSKEDLAEFISVLDEIKRDPTLVAINPITVVSGMK; this is encoded by the coding sequence ATGCGAAACTATTTTGAAGACTTGGACGCTATACATTTAACATCTGAAATGGACAACCAACTGAGAGCACAGGTGGATGTGGCATGGCCCAAAGAAGTCCTATGTCTTGAAGAACATGGCCTTAAAAATGCCAGAAATATTTTGGATATCGGGACGGGCAATGCGTATTTCCTTTTGAGACTTGCTAAACGTTATCCAGAAAAAATGTTTACCGGTATTGAGGTCAGTGAACCGCTAATCAGAGTGGCGGAAGAATTAATAAAAGAAAATCAATTACCCAATGTTAGACTTGTCAAGGACAGGTGTCCAACGGATCGAGTCAACGCGGATTTTGATTTGATAACAGCAAGGCTTTCGCTTTATCTAATGCCAAATAGAGAGGATGTAATCTCGTGGAGTTATGGTTTGTTAAGCAAAGGTTCCCGTATGATAATTACAGATTTAATGGATTTTGGAGTGCATACTTTCCCTGAAAGAAAGGGTTGGTATAAACTGTTTCGTGCGTATGCCAAAAGATGTGGAGAACAAGGTGCCGATAGAAACATTGGCAGGATATTGCCGCACATCCTCCTAAAAAACGGATTTAAAAATATAAAGCTCGATATCAAACAATGGTACTCTTCCATTGAGATGGAGTCGGAAACTTTTTACAGTTTTTTTAAAAGTATTGCGGAAACTAATCATAAAGCCATGCCTGAATACTTTTCCAAAGAAGACCTAGCTGAATTCATCTCCGTTCTCGATGAAATAAAAAGAGATCCGACGCTTGTGGCAATTAATCCAATAACAGTTGTAAGCGGCATGAAATAA